The region TCAAGCTCCGGGCCGGTTCAATGCCACCGATCACCTCCACCACCACATCCACATTCGGGTCATTGACCACCTCGCTGGGATCGGTAGTCAGCACGGCATCGGTCAACTCAACCGTGCGAGGGCGGTTGACGTCCCGGACGGCCACCCGAATCAGGTCCAGATCGGCAACCAACGGGTGACGCTCCTTTGGATTCGACAGAATCTCAGCCACCCCACCGCCAACGGTGCCCAGCCCCAAAAGACCTACGCCGATCCGTGCGCCCATTCCCCGTGAACCGTGTTGGAAGACTGCATCGACTCTATGAATTGGCGTGCGTCTTATTCGTTCGCCAGGTGCTGTGCCTGGGACTGCATGGTGCGCAGGATGTTGAGAAATCCGTTGGCCCTGGAGGGGGTGAGGCTGGCCTGAAGGCCGGTGGCAGAGATGAACGCCGGATCCACAGCCTGCACCTGCTCAGGGGTGAGGCCATCCAGGCCTTGGATCAACAACGCCAACAGCCCCTTGGTGATGAGGGCATCGGAATCCCCCTGCCAATGCATCACCCCCTGATCGAGAACCCCCTGAACAAACACCTGGGACACACAACCCTTCACCTTGATCGCCTCGGTCTGCTGCTCAATGGGAAGAGGTTTCAGCTTCTTGGCCAACCAGAGGACGTATTCATACCGTCGCTTGGGATCCGGCGTGCCAGCCAGCTTGTCCACCATCCGGTCGAGGGCGTCACTGCCACTGCTGGGGGCCATTGAGGTGTTCAGTCGGATCGACGTCGCACGTTAACGAGCAGGCCCACCAACATCAGCGAGAGCGGGAGTGACACCATTTGATCGAGATCCACCTGACCGCTGTTCACCGGCAGCTCCAGGTAATCCCTGTGGCCAGGACCTCCATCCACCTGCAGGTCCAACACCCCATCAGCCACATCGCTGAGGTCAATCAGCAAGCGGCCACTGGCATCGGTGCTTCCCAGTTCCCGCTGTGGCGTTCCATCAGGATTCAGCAGTCGAACGACGGCACCTTGGGTGGGCTCACCGTTGGAAAAGCTGCTGCTCAGTTCAAGGTTGCCTTCGAGGTAGGTCAGAGCGCTCTCGATCTGATGGGCGCCAGCCGGCAGTGCCGACGTGGTGCCCAGCAGCAGTACGGAAGCCAGCAGACGCAGCATGGATGGTGTCGATGGGTGGGCCCATGGTGCGCTGCATCAACTGGGCTGGCCAGGTCCGTGTTCTGTGATCCAGCCAGTGAAGGGCACATCCCAGGCGTTGCGGGGCAAGAGTTCGGAACTGATGCAGGCGGAGGGAAGCACCACCCAGGCCGGCACGGCTGCCCAGAGCGGATCGGCCCGCAAGCGGTCGTAGTAACCGCCGCCATACCCAAGCCGGATGCCGTTGTGGTCGATGGCCAGCGCAGGGACGAGCAAAAGGCTGAGCTGGTCCGGGCTCAGGGCCGGTGCGTCCGTTGGAGCGGGGATGCCGCAGCCGTCGGCTTGCAGGGGCGTGTCTCCCCATCGTCGGTACTGGAGTCCACCGGAGCCGTCCGCGACGGGCAGAGCAACAGGGTTTGGGGTGATGGCGCGGATGGGCCGTAGATCCACCTCACTGCTCAGCGGCCAATAAATGCCTAGAAGGCCCGGCCGCATTGGCGGCGACTCGACCAGCGTCAACACCTGCCGGTAGATCGCTGACCCGAGTGAGATCTGCTGCTGGCGTCGTTGTCGAAAGTGACGACGACAATCCTTTTTGGTGGTCATCGCTGAAACCAACCGGTGAGCGCCACCGCCAGGGCGTCAGCGGCGTCATCGGGCCGGGGTGGATCGCTGAGGTTCAGTTCGCGCATCACGGCTTCGAGCACCTCGTCTTTCTCGGCATGGCCGAAACCGGCCAGCGCCAGCTTGATCTGCATCGGTGGGAACTCCACCACCGGCACCTTGAATCGGGCCAGGGTCATCATCACCACCCCCCTGGCCTGCACCACGTTGATGGTGTTACTGGACCGGTAGAAGAAAAATTTCTCCACGGCCGCGAGCTCCGGTCGCCAGGCACGGATCAGTTGCCGCAGGTCACCGGCAATCTCCACCATGCGTTCACCGTCGCTGCGGCCGGGGTCGGTGCGGATGATCCCGCAATCCAGCATGCGTTGATGGCCGCCGCTGGTGTCAATCACCCCGTAGCCCACCCGAGCCAGGCCCGGATCGATCCCGAGGATCCGCATCGATTCGGCTCTGATCAGGCCGCCAGGGCCAGTTCAAAGTCGGCGCGATCGCTGCTTTCGCTGCGCTCGAACACCTTGCAGAACACCTTCACCACCCGATCGCCGGAATCCACTTGCTCCAAAGGATCCTTGCGCAGGCGGTGGCGCAGGCAGCAGGAGGCCACCCGGGCGACATCCTCTTCGCTGACCTCCGTGCGGCCCTCAAAAGCGGCCAAGGCTCGGGCGGCACGGTTGGTGACGATGTCACCCCGCAGTCCATCCACATCCAGCTCGCCGCAGACGGCGGAGATCCGCAGCCGGAGGTCGTCGTCGATGGTCACGGCACTCAACCGTTGCTGGGCCTCCACGACCCGCTGCTGCAGGGCGTCCTGGTTGGCTTCCACCGCCGTGCTGAACCCATCGGGGTCGGTGTCGAAGGCTGTGCGTTGATCCACCACCTGAACCCGCAGTTCGGGATCACGCACCGTGCGCACCTCCACACTCATGCCGAAACGATCGAGCAGCTGCGGCCGCAGTTCGCCCTCCTCAGGGTTGCCGGAGCCGATCAGCACGAAGCGGGCTGGGTGGCGTACGGACACGCCCTCACGTTCCACTGTGTTCCAACCCGAAGCAGCGGAATCGAGCAGAACATCTACCAGATGGTCATCCAGCAGGTTCACCTCGTCCACATAAAGCAGGCCGCGGTTGGCCTTGGCCAGCAGGCCGGGTTCAAAGGCACGCACGCCCTCGCTCAGGGCCTTCTCGATGTCAATCGTTCCGCAGAGACGGTCCTCGGTGGCTCCCAGCGGCAGATCCACCATGGGCACCTGGCGTGGTTCTGTTGAAATGGAGTCGCCCCGTTCCATCCGTTCCCGTACCTCGTTGCTCTGCAGATCGGGATCTGTGGATGAACTGTTGTAGGGGTCACCAGCCACCACCTCGATGTCGGGCAGGAGGTCCGCCAGCGCTCGGATCGTGGTGGATTTGCCTGTGCCCCTGTCGCCCATGATCATCACGCCGCCGATGCGGGGATCGATCACATTGAGCAGAAGCGCAAGCTTCATCTCCTCCTGACCGATCACAGCGGTAAACGGAAAAACCCTGCGCTTCCGGGGTGCTGTCACGGCCGAATCACTGTTGTGATCAGGATTGTTTCACAGGCCGAACGGTCAGCACCTGAGGCGGCGTGGCATCGGCCGGGTAGATCAGTCGGATCTGCACCTCCCGAGCTTCGCCAGGCTTGAGCGTCACCTGACCGAAGGATGGTCCCTCCTGTCCCTGGCGGAGCACCAGATGCACGGTCTGCCGTCCGTAGGGGCTGCCATCGGTGTCGTCAAGGCCAGCCACTTCAACCGGCCCACGGAACATCACGGGACCCGAAAGGCTGCTGCGGAACTGCAGGGCATCGGAGGCCTGATCGGTTTTCAAGGGGGATTCGAGGGCAAGGCTCAGGGTCTGCGCTGCCGATCCCCTGTTTTGGAGTGGCAGGGTCAGGTCGTATTCGACCCCGTAGTTCCCGTGGGCGGCCCAGGCTGTTTGGGGATAAAGCGCTTGCAGCTCTGCCGTTTGCACCTGACCTGTGCCCAAACTGCCGCGCTCAAGGCTGCTGATCGGCCAGGACACAGGCGCGTTCTGAATCGAGAGGGTCTCGCTGCCGGGGTCCGTGATGCGGGCCTGCCAACGACTGCCGCTTTGCACACCGCTGACGCGGGAATAAATGATCTTTCCCTTGCTGCCGCGAGGGGTGGGGCTGTGTTCCTTGCCGCTGAGCTCACCGCTGTTGAGCAGGTCGATCCAGTCCTGGTCGTCCGGGGCTTTATGGCCATCACCGTGGGCCGCCAGGGTGGCTAGGGCCACCGGCGCCGAGCTGTGCAGACGCAGTTGAAGGTTGCGGCCATTGAGCAGGGGGTCGAGCCCCTGCACTGGAATGGGCAGCTTCAGCACAACCGTTGGGGTGCCGGGCTTGAGGGTCCAGCGTCGTTGCGACAGTTCAGGGGCTTGTCGGCCCTTCAGCAAGTCTCCAGCAACCCGGCTGCCAGGACCAGCGGCGAGCACATCGCTGGTTTCCCGCATCAGCGGTGGCAGCGGCAGAAACGGGGCTGCAGTCTGCCCAGGCTGGGTGGCCTGGGAGAGAGAGGTGCTTCCTTCAATCACTGTGAGCGTGACGTCTTCATCGCCGATGGGCGCCATCAACAAGGCCAGCCACAGGGTGGAGTCGAGTGTGTCATCCGTACCTGCATAGACGTGATGGCTGAACAGATCGAAGCGGCCGTTCAGGTCCACGGAGATTGACGCATCCCCACCGTTGCCAAAGGTGGAAAGAAGGATGCCGTCTTCTTTGATCAGTTCCGGGTTGTTGTCGTTCACCATCAGCACGGCATCCAGTTGCCCCGGCAGCGCCCGGATGCTCTGTTGCCGGCGGATGACGTCGTCGGCGGCACAAGGAGCCACGCCCGCTGAAAGGCTGGCGATCAAGGCACCAACAAGAAAGAGCGATCTCATGGTGTGGACTCCTGCGATGGGGAGGCGGTCCGGCGCGGTGGAGCCGGTTCCGGCTTGAGGTGTGGGGCCATGGCTGCTGCCATGGCACGGATCAGATTGGTGGACCTTGGGTCGTTGAACGGACCCTTCACCAGAAAACCTGCAACAGCGCGCCGGCCATCGGGCAGTTCGATCAAGCCGGCATCGGCGTAAGCGATGCCGATGTCGCCGGTCTTGTTGTAAACCCGGTACCCCTTGCTGGCCAGGGTGGAATCGGGTGCGCCCTGGGCACCGCCGAGCCCTTTCATCAATCCACTGGGCAGGAGCGTGTTGGTCACGGAGCTGCCCATGACCTCTCGGAACAAATCCCGGCTGCGCAGGCTCAGGGCTTCACCGGTGTCAACCAGCGCAATGCTGCGGCTGAGGTCATGAGCGCTTGTCGTGTTGGTGCCGTCCAGATCGGGCAGCCAGTTGTTGACGGCGGTGGCGGTCAGGCCGAGGTCCTGGAATCGCCGGTTGATGGTCTGCTGACCTCCCACCCGCTCGATCAGGAGGTTGGTGGCGGAATTGTCGCTGACGCGAATCATTTC is a window of Synechococcus sp. A15-24 DNA encoding:
- a CDS encoding 5-formyltetrahydrofolate cyclo-ligase — protein: MTTKKDCRRHFRQRRQQQISLGSAIYRQVLTLVESPPMRPGLLGIYWPLSSEVDLRPIRAITPNPVALPVADGSGGLQYRRWGDTPLQADGCGIPAPTDAPALSPDQLSLLLVPALAIDHNGIRLGYGGGYYDRLRADPLWAAVPAWVVLPSACISSELLPRNAWDVPFTGWITEHGPGQPS
- a CDS encoding DUF3370 domain-containing protein — translated: MRSLFLVGALIASLSAGVAPCAADDVIRRQQSIRALPGQLDAVLMVNDNNPELIKEDGILLSTFGNGGDASISVDLNGRFDLFSHHVYAGTDDTLDSTLWLALLMAPIGDEDVTLTVIEGSTSLSQATQPGQTAAPFLPLPPLMRETSDVLAAGPGSRVAGDLLKGRQAPELSQRRWTLKPGTPTVVLKLPIPVQGLDPLLNGRNLQLRLHSSAPVALATLAAHGDGHKAPDDQDWIDLLNSGELSGKEHSPTPRGSKGKIIYSRVSGVQSGSRWQARITDPGSETLSIQNAPVSWPISSLERGSLGTGQVQTAELQALYPQTAWAAHGNYGVEYDLTLPLQNRGSAAQTLSLALESPLKTDQASDALQFRSSLSGPVMFRGPVEVAGLDDTDGSPYGRQTVHLVLRQGQEGPSFGQVTLKPGEAREVQIRLIYPADATPPQVLTVRPVKQS
- the ruvC gene encoding crossover junction endodeoxyribonuclease RuvC; this encodes MRILGIDPGLARVGYGVIDTSGGHQRMLDCGIIRTDPGRSDGERMVEIAGDLRQLIRAWRPELAAVEKFFFYRSSNTINVVQARGVVMMTLARFKVPVVEFPPMQIKLALAGFGHAEKDEVLEAVMRELNLSDPPRPDDAADALAVALTGWFQR
- the bchI gene encoding magnesium chelatase ATPase subunit I, which encodes MTAPRKRRVFPFTAVIGQEEMKLALLLNVIDPRIGGVMIMGDRGTGKSTTIRALADLLPDIEVVAGDPYNSSSTDPDLQSNEVRERMERGDSISTEPRQVPMVDLPLGATEDRLCGTIDIEKALSEGVRAFEPGLLAKANRGLLYVDEVNLLDDHLVDVLLDSAASGWNTVEREGVSVRHPARFVLIGSGNPEEGELRPQLLDRFGMSVEVRTVRDPELRVQVVDQRTAFDTDPDGFSTAVEANQDALQQRVVEAQQRLSAVTIDDDLRLRISAVCGELDVDGLRGDIVTNRAARALAAFEGRTEVSEEDVARVASCCLRHRLRKDPLEQVDSGDRVVKVFCKVFERSESSDRADFELALAA
- a CDS encoding SufE family protein yields the protein MAPSSGSDALDRMVDKLAGTPDPKRRYEYVLWLAKKLKPLPIEQQTEAIKVKGCVSQVFVQGVLDQGVMHWQGDSDALITKGLLALLIQGLDGLTPEQVQAVDPAFISATGLQASLTPSRANGFLNILRTMQSQAQHLANE
- a CDS encoding serine hydrolase, translating into MSNSRPPRRSPGWGTPLRLLLRLMVLGIGLGVLTGSALRWFAPQVQRQTLNLPSWLQLPETVEAETPAQNNNKSETNPKPVVGRFQPTREIPELSARWRSIAATQMDLQASAYMLILDDGRFAQMHADRPMPAASSIKTPVLLAALQQVDAGDLHWNEPLVLTKDLVGGGAGWMASRPLGSRFPTRVAATEMIRVSDNSATNLLIERVGGQQTINRRFQDLGLTATAVNNWLPDLDGTNTTSAHDLSRSIALVDTGEALSLRSRDLFREVMGSSVTNTLLPSGLMKGLGGAQGAPDSTLASKGYRVYNKTGDIGIAYADAGLIELPDGRRAVAGFLVKGPFNDPRSTNLIRAMAAAMAPHLKPEPAPPRRTASPSQESTP